From Etheostoma spectabile isolate EspeVRDwgs_2016 chromosome 8, UIUC_Espe_1.0, whole genome shotgun sequence, a single genomic window includes:
- the LOC116693791 gene encoding E3 ubiquitin-protein ligase TRIM21 (The sequence of the model RefSeq protein was modified relative to this genomic sequence to represent the inferred CDS: added 23 bases not found in genome assembly) gives MSLNAAPPTKDRTVVSVHPPSFEGTVVRAVNQLEETLSKQMKKLFEVELKRVQQSAXXXTLDPDTAHPKLILSDDGKQVKHGDVKKSLPNNPERFDTCPCVIAKQGFSSGRFYYEVQVKGKTKWDLGVARESINRKGKVTLTPQNGYWTICLMNENEFEACADTLIDLSLKSRPEKVGVFVDYEEGLVSFHDVDAAALIYSFTGCSFTEKLYPYFSPCTNNGGKNSVPLIISPINHIK, from the exons ATGTCCCTGAACGCAGCTCCACCCACCAAGGACCGGACAGTAGTCAGCGTCCATCCACCTTCATTTGAGGGGACTGTGGTGAGAGCTGTGAATCAGCTGGAGGAGACGCTCAGCAAACAGATGAAGAAGCTGTTTGAGGTCGAGctgaagagggtccagcagTCTGCNNNNNNNNNNACTCTCGATCCCGATACAGCACATCCAAAACTCATCTTATCTGATGATGGAAAACAAGTCAAACATGGCGATGTAAAGAAGAGTCTGCCAAACAATCCAGAGAGATTTGATACCTGTCCTTGTGTCATAGCAAAGCAGGGCTTCTCTTCTGGACGGTTTTACTACGAGGTTCAGGTTAAGGGGAAGACCAAGTGGGATTTAGGAGTGGCCAGAGAGTCGATCAACAGGAAGGGAAAAGTCACACTGACTCCTCAGAATGGTTACTGGACAATATGTTTGATGaatgaaaatgagtttgaaGCTTGTGCCGACACTCTAATTGATCTCTCTCTGAAGTCTCGTCCTGAGAAGGTGGGGGTGTTCGTGGACTATGAGGAGGGTC GCTGCAGCTCTCATCTACTCCTTTActggctgctccttcactgagaaactctACCCATACTTTAGTCCCTGTACCAACAATGGCGGTAAAAACTCTGTCCCTCTGATCATTTCTCCTATCAATCACATTAAGTAG